DNA sequence from the Microcebus murinus isolate Inina chromosome 18, M.murinus_Inina_mat1.0, whole genome shotgun sequence genome:
CGCAGCGGCAGCGTGCTGGAGAGGGAGTCCACCGACATGACGCACGTGAGCGAGGCGGCCGggcctgtccctgtcccagaGCTCTCCAGTCATGCACTCTCCAGCCCAGTCCCTGGCCCTTCCTGGAGAGACCAGGAGGCAGGCAATGGCATCCTGCCAGTGACCTGAAGGCACTTAGGGGGTACACTTGGGTGTTAAAGGGTTGGAGCCATTGGTTGGGGATCTTGGGGAGAGTATTGTCTGTTAATAAAACCACAAACCATTTCACATGCAGTGGCATTTCTCATTGTCTTGAGGCTCTGTAGGAAGAAGCCTCGGGGACTTGGCAGATGGCTCAGGAGGAATGGGTGTAGGGCCCTTGGTGAGCTACCCGGAAAGAAAGAGGGCAGCCTGCACCCAAGGCAGCCCGATTACAATCTGCATAAAAATCCCTGAGGCTGGAGAGTGAGGGACGACTGAAGGAAGGCTCTTTTCATGTGGCCATCCGGAAGCGCCAGAACCAGCAGCCACCAGTGCGTGAGACAGAGGCAGGCAAAGTGTTTAAGCATGTTCAATCAAGTCGGTCAATGACAGACACAGACACTATTCGTGCTTCTAGTCCCTTTCGTGCACTACTGTGTGATAAGTCCTTTCCTGCTTCCAGCTGCCTGGGGCCCCTTTTGAGTCTGGGCAGCCCAGTCAGTCCCCACCACTTTTGGCCTTGGTGTTTCCTTCTCTGGCTGCAGCTAGGTCAGGACCAGATCTCCAGTGGCTCAGTTTCTCCCTGGGGCCAGGAAAAGCTGCTCCCCCCCTGCAGTTTGGGCTACAGGTGCACAACAAAGACTCTAAGGCACTGTTGGGCTGGCGTAAGCTGAGAACCCAGTGAGGGAATAGCAATGCACCAGGTCTTTGTTCATAAACTGGCCTCTATCTGTCCCCAGAGTTCTTGAGCAAGGCTCTTTCAAGTGTTTAAGGAGAGGCAGGGAAACTCTCAAGGGTGACCCCATCTCATAGCATTGACCATGGGGCACTTTGACCAAGGGCTTGGTTTCTTAGCCAGACCAGTGCCTGCCACTGAAATACAGGGGAAGCTTGCAGCCCTGATTGGAAGGACCAAGTTCCGGGGAGGTGGAAGTCCCAGGCCCACCTGTCCCTCTCAGCAGGCTTTGTGTGTGACAGCAGGTTCCAGGTGGTGGAAATGGAGCAGCACAGGGAAGTCTAGGCAGGTGCAGGGTGGGCGGGGCTGGGTTCTGGGCTTTGTGCTTGGATGTTTGCGGAACCGAGGTGGGGGATGCCAAGTCCAAGGTCCCAGGGTCCTTGCCCAGAGCAGCTGCCTTTGGCCAACTGCTCAGCTGCTCGGAGAAGCAACTGGAAGAGAGGTGGTAGCTTATGCACCACTGCTCCATGCAGCCACTGATGACGGCCCTGTGGCTTCTGCTCCATCTCACCTCCCTGGGGCTTGGCATCACCCAGCCGTTGGTCCAGGAGCACAGCTTCCAAAGGCCAGCAGTAGGTAGGTGGAGGGTGTAAGGTCATAAGCTTTGGGATTTGGGCCCCAGGGTACCTGAGTGATCTCAACCTTTGTCCCTCAGCCTGGCCATCCCTCTTCAACTTCAACTTGTCCCGGGAGGTTGAGGAAACCATCCAGATTCCAAACAACAGGAATGCACCTCTGCTTGTGGCCGTGCAGGTGTTCGTGTCCAATGTTTTTAATGTGGTAAGCACCGCCCGGCCGCCGGACCCGCCAAGTGCTGAGCTGAGGAGGGGACAGGACTCAGCCCTGACTAGTGctgggtcttttgcctccttcTGTCACATGGCATCCACCCACAGGATGACATGTTTCCCCCTCCCTCAGGACATCCTGCGGTACACAGTGTCCTCCATGCTGCTGCTTCGGCTGGTGAGCTCGCCTCCCGGGAGAGGTGGGATGGGAGAACCCAGCTGAGTCCAGCTCAGCAGTACTGGCCTTTATCGACCTGCCGAGCTTAAAGGCACGCATATGTGGAGAGTGGGAGCTTCAGTGGCATCCTTGTGTCCCCAGTCCTGGCTGGACACTCGCCTGGCCTGGAACGCCAGCGTGCACCCATGGCGCGCAGTCACACTGCCGAGGGACTCACTCTGGACGCCCAGACTCACCATCCTGGAGGCGTGAGTGAGGCGGGAGCCCTTGTCTGAGGAACACACCATGCACATCCCTCCTTTTCCCATCTAGAGCTGGAGGCTCTTAGTGAATCTTCCCCGTGGTGGTTCTGCCACACTGGTAGGCGAACTACCAGTTCGCCTCCACTGCCTCGAGTTCCCCTTTCCCCGCTGGAACCCTGATGCCAGCTGGTTTGGAGGTGGGATGTCGGGGTCTCCCTTGCCCCAGTCCAAGAAAGGGCTGGGCCCCCGGCTTTGGTACCTCTCCCCACAGGCTTTGGGTAGACTGGAGGGACGAGAGCCCGCAGGCCCGAGTGCACCAAGACGGCCACGTTGAGCTCAACCTGGCCCTCACCACGGAGACcaactgcaactttgaactcctccACTTCCCCCGGGACCGGAGCCACTGCAGCCTTAGCTTCTACGCTCTTGGCAACACTGGTGCTGacgggggtgggtgggtggggtggggacagaggggaggggtgTCCCAGGTCTGAGTTCACATATGCTTAGGGAACAGCATATGCTTCCCACCCTGCACCTCCCACGCAAACAGCAGCCCATCTCCTCCTCTACTCTCAACTAGCCTCATGGCCTCCCTCTAGGTCACAGTTCCAAACTTAGATTTTGCAGCAGGTCCACTATCTTGTGCATCTGGGGCACGTCagtcttctctcctccccagagcaACTGCTCTCAACAGCCAGGGCTGCACCGCAGTGGCCAGGCCCCTGCATCAAGGCCAGAGGCTTTGGCCTCTTCCTGGAAACCTGAAGGTGTAGTCACCCAGTAAATATCCCATAAACCCATCAGGGACATCTAACTTGGCAGAGAAGTCCTCCCCTTCCCATATCCCTCCCCTCCACAACAGAACGCAGCTGCTGCCCCCCTAATACTTCAGGTGTGAGATGACATACTGGTGGATGAATCTGTGACCACTTCCCCCTCCATGAAGTGATGAAAAgtccatttatttttacaatgaaaattCATCTATGGATCTGATAAAGACCTTCCTTTAACTGGAGACAATCTGGCATGTTGCAAAACCCCAAAGGAGTTGGGAAGCCCTATGAACCAGTTTTGCCTCCAAGTCTGCCCCCCGGAAGCCATGAGAAGTCTCCATCAACCGTGGGCTCCAGTTAGCTCCTGGCCCTACTCCCAGGAGAGATTTGGGGCAGGGATCTCTTTTTCCTAGTTCAAGGTTTTCACTCCCACCCCTCTCAGTGATGGAGTTGGAATTCCGGGCCCGCGCTGTGAATGAGATTGTGAGTGTCAAGAGGGAATATGTAGTTTACGATCTGACAACCCAAGTCCCACCCCAGCAGCTGGTGCCCTGCTTCCAGCTGACGGTGAGTCAAGTCAGGACGAGGCTGACAGTGGGTCAATGGAGGCAGGGGTGGTGGGATGCAGAGCCAGAGGCACAATCCCATGCCCCTGCTGCCCACCCCCACACTGCCTCCCCGGAAAGCCCTGGGCTTCCCCTTCCAGTTGAGCCTGAAGAACACGGCGTTAAAGTCCATCATAGCTCTGTTGGTGCCTGCGGAGGCGCTGCTGTTGGCTGACGTGTGTGGAGGGCTGCTGCCCCTCTGGGCCACCGAGCGCATTGCCTATAAAGTGACGCTGCTGCTGGGCTACCTTGTCTTCCACTCCTCTCTGGTgcaggccctgcccagctcctCGTCCTGCAACCCACTGCTCAGTaagccctgcctctccctgggcctgggcaggaCCACTCCACCTGGCTGGCCCTGTTTGGCCCACCTGGGCCAGGTGTCTCTGCTCAGCTCGCTGGGCACCAGAGATACAGGTCTGGCCCCTGACCATCCCTCCCTCCTACCTCCAGTTTACTTCTTCAccgtcctgctgctgctgctcttcctCAGCACCATGGAGACCGTGCTGCTGGCCGGGCTGCTGGCCCGGGGCACCCCCAGGACCAAGAGCAGCCCCAGCTCAGCCTCGAGAGGGGAACAGCAAGATCATGAGAACCCAGGGCCAAACCCTGAAGGTGGGAAAGGGCCAAACCTGGGCATGGGGGCTGGTGAGGAATAAGGCCTAGGAGCAGGTCTGAAGGGGCAAAGCCAGCAGGCTGCATGCCAAGGGCTGGGGATGGGCTCAGGCGTGTGCAGCATTCACCCTGCTGGCTCTGCTGTCCCTGGGCCCCTCCATGTCCTCCTTTGGAAGAAGCAGGTCTGGAGCAGGGAGCAAGCTTGGCCTTCCTAAAAGCCCAGGTAAACTAAC
Encoded proteins:
- the ZACN gene encoding ligand-gated cation channel ZACN, coding for MTALWLLLHLTSLGLGITQPLVQEHSFQRPAVAWPSLFNFNLSREVEETIQIPNNRNAPLLVAVQVFVSNVFNVDILRYTVSSMLLLRLSWLDTRLAWNASVHPWRAVTLPRDSLWTPRLTILEALWVDWRDESPQARVHQDGHVELNLALTTETNCNFELLHFPRDRSHCSLSFYALGNTVMELEFRARAVNEIVSVKREYVVYDLTTQVPPQQLVPCFQLTLSLKNTALKSIIALLVPAEALLLADVCGGLLPLWATERIAYKVTLLLGYLVFHSSLVQALPSSSSCNPLLIYFFTVLLLLLFLSTMETVLLAGLLARGTPRTKSSPSSASRGEQQDHENPGPNPEEAPRGVKGSRRSWAETADHIFFLVYVAGVVCSQFIFAGVWMWAACKSDPAPGEAVPHGRQPRP